Proteins from one Dysgonomonas sp. HDW5A genomic window:
- a CDS encoding VOC family protein, translating into MRPCLWFDNQAEEAVKFYTSIFRDSKVEGVSYYGKEGFDIHHQKEGTVLTIEFEINGQSLTALNGGPVFQFNESISLQVFCDSQQEIDYYWDKLTGDGGEESYCGWLKDKYGLSWQIVPSMLSELMKDPVKAEKIMSVFMEMRKLDLEKIQNA; encoded by the coding sequence ATTAGACCATGTCTTTGGTTTGATAATCAAGCCGAAGAAGCTGTAAAATTCTATACTTCGATTTTTAGAGATTCAAAAGTTGAAGGAGTGAGTTATTATGGCAAAGAAGGATTTGATATCCATCATCAGAAAGAAGGGACAGTATTGACCATCGAATTTGAGATAAACGGGCAGTCTCTTACAGCATTAAACGGAGGTCCTGTTTTTCAATTCAATGAGTCAATATCGTTACAGGTATTTTGTGATAGTCAACAAGAAATAGACTATTACTGGGACAAACTTACCGGTGATGGGGGAGAAGAAAGCTATTGCGGATGGCTTAAGGATAAATACGGACTTTCGTGGCAAATAGTACCATCTATGCTTTCTGAATTAATGAAAGATCCGGTTAAAGCCGAAAAAATAATGAGTGTATTTATGGAGATGAGAAAACTTGATCTCGAAAAGATACAAAATGCCTAA
- a CDS encoding efflux RND transporter periplasmic adaptor subunit yields MNKKAKIALIIVIVLIIAGMAFYPSIKNILPLKEKNSQEQRGNTSGRGQGSLNVNAMVLKFQNLDDVFKTKGVLIPDEEVDLSFETSGKITAIYFKEGSAVKKGDLLAKVNDTPLQAELKKLEAQKPLAEDRVFRQKSLLAKDAVSQEAYESVNTELDKLNADIELVKAKIAQTELRAPFTGIIGLRFVSEGAYATSATIISKLTKITPLKIEFSVNERQANDIKPGTVLFFTLDNDLNKYQASVYAIESNLDKQTLTLKARAIYQNAGGKLKPGHSANIEIKLQEIKNTLVIPSISTVAEMGRDIAYIYKDGKAHQVEIKKGMRTASSIQILDGLALGDTLLTSGVMQLRDGMPITLDNIN; encoded by the coding sequence ATGAATAAAAAAGCTAAAATAGCACTCATTATCGTAATCGTTTTGATAATTGCCGGTATGGCTTTTTATCCCAGTATCAAAAATATACTACCTCTCAAAGAAAAAAATTCTCAGGAACAAAGAGGTAATACAAGTGGCAGAGGACAGGGTTCCCTCAATGTAAATGCCATGGTACTTAAATTTCAAAATCTGGATGATGTTTTCAAAACAAAAGGTGTATTAATTCCTGATGAAGAAGTCGATTTATCTTTTGAAACCTCCGGAAAAATTACCGCTATTTATTTCAAGGAAGGAAGTGCTGTCAAAAAAGGCGATTTGCTTGCCAAAGTAAACGACACTCCATTACAGGCTGAGCTCAAAAAACTCGAAGCTCAAAAACCTCTTGCCGAAGATCGTGTTTTTCGTCAAAAATCATTATTGGCAAAAGATGCTGTCAGCCAGGAAGCATACGAATCGGTAAATACCGAGCTGGATAAATTAAATGCTGATATTGAATTAGTCAAAGCAAAAATTGCTCAGACTGAATTAAGAGCTCCTTTTACCGGTATTATCGGACTTCGCTTCGTGAGTGAAGGTGCTTACGCTACTTCAGCTACCATTATTTCGAAATTGACCAAAATAACTCCTCTTAAAATTGAGTTTTCGGTTAATGAACGACAAGCCAACGATATAAAACCGGGAACTGTTCTTTTCTTCACATTAGATAATGATTTAAATAAATATCAAGCCTCAGTATATGCCATCGAATCTAACCTCGACAAGCAAACCTTGACTTTAAAAGCCCGTGCTATTTATCAGAATGCAGGCGGAAAACTAAAACCCGGTCATTCTGCTAATATCGAAATAAAATTACAAGAGATAAAAAATACGCTGGTCATACCCAGCATTTCTACTGTTGCCGAAATGGGACGTGATATCGCTTACATTTACAAAGACGGGAAAGCTCATCAGGTAGAGATAAAAAAAGGTATGCGAACAGCCTCTTCGATACAAATACTTGACGGACTCGCTTTAGGAGATACTTTATTAACAAGTGGTGTAATGCAATTACGAGATGGTATGCCGATTACTCTTGACAATATAAATTAA
- a CDS encoding DUF5106 domain-containing protein, protein MKIYYTIIFFCLSFGICLSACSNTDKQTQATTEQKKERKFRMPIVPDELVVPLDRANYLVKHYWDNFDFTDTAYIHLPSITEQAMADYIEILPHADKDTAYASIKSTLIKAETDNKMHSYFLDIYNKYLYDPNSPLRNEEFYIPVLNYIIESGKTNETDKERADFKLNMLLKNRIGDKATDFTYTLASGKTGRLYDIKSEYTIVLFYNPDCHACAELIEAIKASNVINEGLQNKSLSILSFYPDADLEIWKKHMNDIPPLWINGYDKNQIVQNKKVYDLKAIPTLYLLDANKQVILKDVDFYVLQKWLSENNTTIISR, encoded by the coding sequence ATGAAAATATATTATACAATTATCTTTTTCTGTCTGTCCTTTGGAATTTGCCTGTCAGCATGTAGCAATACGGATAAACAAACTCAAGCAACAACTGAGCAAAAAAAAGAACGCAAATTCAGAATGCCTATAGTTCCTGATGAACTGGTTGTTCCACTAGACAGAGCAAATTATCTGGTGAAACACTATTGGGATAATTTTGACTTCACCGATACCGCATATATCCATTTGCCAAGTATTACAGAGCAAGCCATGGCTGATTATATTGAGATCTTGCCTCATGCTGATAAAGATACAGCCTATGCCTCAATAAAAAGCACCTTAATAAAGGCTGAGACAGATAATAAAATGCACAGCTATTTTCTGGATATATATAATAAATACCTTTATGATCCGAATTCTCCTTTACGAAACGAAGAGTTTTACATCCCTGTATTAAATTATATTATAGAGTCCGGCAAAACTAATGAGACGGATAAAGAGCGTGCTGATTTTAAACTGAACATGCTATTGAAAAACAGAATCGGCGATAAAGCAACAGACTTTACATATACTTTAGCCTCTGGGAAAACAGGCAGGCTATATGATATAAAAAGCGAATACACGATTGTTTTATTCTATAATCCCGATTGCCATGCTTGTGCAGAGCTGATTGAAGCAATTAAGGCTTCGAATGTTATTAATGAAGGTCTACAAAACAAATCTCTTTCTATACTTTCATTTTATCCGGATGCTGATTTAGAAATTTGGAAAAAACATATGAATGATATTCCTCCTTTATGGATAAACGGATATGATAAAAATCAAATTGTACAAAACAAAAAGGTTTACGATTTAAAAGCAATACCCACACTTTATTTACTTGATGCCAATAAACAAGTTATATTAAAAGATGTCGATTTTTATGTTCTTCAAAAATGGCTATCCGAAAATAATACTACAATTATTTCTCGTTAA
- a CDS encoding RNA polymerase sigma factor → MNNFSDLSLINELQCNNKDAYEILYMRYFPVIASYIKQNRGNDEDAQDVFQEAIIVLFEKVEHPDFVLTSSLSTYLFAISKNIWLKVLRDHKFVVTDQLDETLHNAELLVHREEDVDLFEKVDSWLNKITKHCQQVLRALFFYNQSIETLMGIMGWKNRHTADNQKYKCIQQLKKSSKRE, encoded by the coding sequence ATGAATAATTTTTCTGATTTAAGTTTAATAAACGAACTACAATGTAATAATAAGGATGCTTATGAAATATTGTATATGAGATATTTTCCTGTAATTGCTTCTTATATAAAACAAAATAGAGGTAATGATGAAGATGCACAAGATGTTTTTCAGGAAGCAATTATTGTTTTATTTGAGAAGGTAGAGCATCCCGATTTTGTGTTGACGTCGTCATTATCGACTTATCTGTTTGCTATTTCAAAAAATATTTGGTTGAAGGTTCTGAGAGATCATAAATTTGTTGTGACAGATCAACTTGACGAAACTTTGCATAATGCAGAGTTACTTGTTCATCGAGAAGAAGATGTTGACTTATTTGAAAAGGTCGATTCGTGGCTTAATAAAATAACCAAACATTGTCAACAGGTTCTAAGAGCATTGTTCTTTTACAATCAATCCATTGAGACGTTAATGGGTATTATGGGTTGGAAAAATAGACACACTGCCGATAATCAAAAATATAAATGCATTCAGCAATTAAAGAAAAGCTCAAAAAGAGAATGA
- a CDS encoding SRPBCC family protein, which produces MAKHRDIVTVQVLVDASIDTVWKCWTTPADIIKWNNASDDWHTPEASNDLRKGGKFSYRMEAKDASMGFDFGGVYSDIIDKQEINYTLEDGRKTKITFIEVDNKVQVIESFEAEDINSIEMQRQGWQAILDNFQKYVEHQLPKR; this is translated from the coding sequence ATGGCAAAACATAGAGACATAGTCACTGTACAAGTGCTTGTTGATGCATCTATAGATACTGTTTGGAAATGCTGGACTACCCCCGCTGATATAATTAAATGGAATAATGCATCCGATGACTGGCATACGCCTGAAGCTAGTAATGATTTGAGAAAAGGGGGTAAATTTAGTTATAGGATGGAAGCTAAAGATGCTTCTATGGGGTTCGACTTTGGAGGTGTTTATAGTGATATAATTGATAAACAAGAGATAAATTATACGCTTGAAGATGGTCGGAAGACTAAAATAACTTTTATAGAGGTAGATAACAAAGTTCAAGTTATAGAATCTTTCGAAGCCGAAGATATTAATTCCATAGAAATGCAACGACAAGGTTGGCAAGCTATTCTGGATAATTTTCAAAAATATGTAGAGCATCAATTGCCGAAAAGATGA
- a CDS encoding carboxymuconolactone decarboxylase family protein, with protein MKHYTESTDKQFAKEIIESAPQQSKAWLSFDKEVHDVQTSIPTKYKELISIGIALTTQCPYCIEVHTLKAKEIGITQEELSETIMIAAALRSGAAVGYGLLSMKFFKDTEE; from the coding sequence ATGAAACATTACACTGAATCCACAGACAAACAGTTTGCTAAAGAAATTATTGAAAGTGCTCCCCAACAAAGCAAGGCGTGGCTAAGCTTCGATAAAGAAGTGCATGACGTCCAAACTAGTATTCCGACTAAATACAAAGAACTAATATCCATCGGAATAGCTTTAACGACACAATGCCCATATTGCATAGAAGTTCACACTTTAAAAGCAAAAGAAATAGGAATAACTCAAGAAGAACTCTCGGAAACAATCATGATTGCAGCTGCATTACGATCGGGTGCAGCAGTCGGATATGGATTATTATCAATGAAATTTTTCAAAGACACTGAAGAGTAA
- a CDS encoding efflux RND transporter permease subunit produces MTISELSIRRPVLSTVFVLIIFLLGMIGYTYLGVREYPNIDNPIITVSVSYPGANAEIIESQITEPLEQNINGIPGIRSLVSSSSQGSSNITVEFELSVDLETAANDVRDKVSRAQRYLPRDCDPPTVSKADADANPIIQITVQSAKRSLLELSEIAELTIKERLQTIPNVSAVEIWGQHRYSMRLWLDPVKMAAYGITPMDVKSAIDKENVELPSGSIEGDKIELSIRTLGLMETPEEFNSLVVKEDNYNVVRFGNIGNAELGTENPRNIMKKNGIPMVSVVIIPQPGANQIEISDETMIRLEQMQKDLPNDVQLGIAFDNTKFIRTSIFEVEETIYIAFLLVVLIIFLFLRDWRVTLVPCVVIPISLIGAFFVMYVAGYSINVLSMLAVVLAVGLVVDDAIVVTENIYLKIEEGMSPLEAGIEGSKEILFAVISTTITLVAVFFPIVFLEGMTGRLFREFSMVIAGSVLISSFVALTFTPMLATKLLKRNDKPGWFYRVTDPFFKGLNSVYSKGLHYFLTHRLLVWPIIIVTFIGIVFLAKNIPSEMAPLEDRSQISIRVSGPEGATYEFYRDYIEKVSQTVDSIAPERLSNIMRVRSGGGNITVVLPDIKDRERSQMQIADALSPVLRKETEARAFVQQQSTFGGRRTSMPIQYVLQAPNIAKLEEFIPQFMQKVNESPLFQMADVNLKFTKPETRIKIDRDKAALLGVSTRDIGQTLQYALSGQRMGYFYMNGKQYQILGEINRQQRNTPLDLKSIYLKNLNGDMIQLDNLVELEESVAPPQLYRYNRFNSATVSAGLAPGVTIGEGLNEMDRIAKTTLDESFRTALAGDSKDFRESSSSLMFAFLLAIVLIFLILAAQFESFKDPLVIMLTVPLAIAGALLFMYIWGITMNIFSQIGIIMLIGLVAKNGILIVEFANQRQETGMSRLEAIQGASVQRLRPILMTSFATILGLLPLVLATAEGSNGRIAMGIAVIGGMTISTFLTVFIVPVMYLYISTDREKKAQKKEQKEQKS; encoded by the coding sequence ATGACTATTTCAGAATTAAGTATACGACGCCCTGTGCTATCCACCGTATTTGTACTGATTATATTCCTTTTAGGTATGATTGGTTATACTTACCTTGGAGTTCGGGAATATCCCAATATAGACAACCCTATTATCACGGTTAGTGTATCTTATCCGGGGGCAAATGCCGAAATCATAGAAAGCCAGATAACCGAACCATTGGAGCAAAACATCAATGGTATTCCCGGTATCCGTTCACTAGTAAGTAGCAGTAGCCAAGGCTCTAGCAACATTACTGTTGAATTTGAGTTGAGTGTAGACCTTGAAACGGCCGCCAATGATGTGCGCGACAAAGTATCAAGAGCACAAAGATATTTACCTCGCGACTGTGACCCTCCGACTGTATCGAAAGCTGATGCTGATGCAAATCCGATTATCCAGATTACTGTTCAAAGTGCCAAACGGTCATTATTGGAACTGAGCGAAATTGCCGAACTTACCATAAAAGAACGTTTACAAACTATACCGAATGTGAGTGCTGTCGAAATATGGGGACAACATCGTTACTCGATGCGTTTATGGCTCGACCCTGTAAAAATGGCTGCCTATGGTATTACTCCTATGGATGTAAAGAGTGCCATTGACAAAGAAAATGTAGAACTACCATCGGGAAGTATAGAGGGCGACAAGATAGAACTCTCTATCCGTACACTTGGATTGATGGAGACTCCCGAAGAGTTCAACAGTCTGGTTGTAAAAGAAGATAACTACAATGTTGTTCGTTTTGGGAATATCGGAAATGCCGAATTGGGAACCGAAAACCCAAGGAATATTATGAAAAAGAACGGCATCCCAATGGTGAGTGTCGTTATAATCCCTCAGCCCGGAGCCAATCAAATCGAGATCTCGGATGAAACAATGATCCGGTTGGAACAAATGCAAAAAGATTTACCCAATGATGTACAATTAGGCATTGCTTTTGATAATACCAAGTTTATTCGAACTTCTATTTTTGAAGTGGAAGAAACTATTTACATAGCATTCCTGCTCGTAGTACTTATTATATTTCTTTTCCTACGCGATTGGCGTGTTACGCTAGTGCCTTGTGTGGTGATTCCTATTTCATTGATTGGTGCTTTCTTCGTTATGTACGTTGCCGGATATTCTATCAATGTACTATCAATGTTGGCCGTTGTTTTGGCTGTAGGACTTGTTGTAGACGATGCCATTGTAGTCACGGAGAATATCTATTTGAAGATTGAAGAGGGAATGTCTCCCTTAGAGGCAGGGATAGAAGGTTCAAAAGAAATACTTTTTGCTGTAATCTCAACCACCATAACTTTAGTTGCCGTATTCTTCCCTATCGTATTTCTCGAAGGTATGACAGGACGTTTATTCCGTGAATTCAGTATGGTTATAGCCGGTTCGGTTCTTATATCTTCGTTCGTAGCATTAACCTTCACACCTATGCTGGCAACCAAGCTTCTAAAAAGAAACGATAAACCCGGATGGTTTTACCGAGTTACCGACCCTTTTTTCAAAGGATTGAATTCAGTATACAGTAAAGGACTACATTACTTTCTTACACACAGATTACTTGTATGGCCTATTATAATAGTGACATTTATCGGAATCGTCTTTCTTGCTAAAAATATACCATCGGAGATGGCTCCTTTGGAAGATCGGTCGCAAATATCGATACGGGTAAGTGGTCCTGAAGGTGCAACCTATGAATTTTACAGAGATTATATCGAAAAAGTATCTCAAACCGTAGATTCCATAGCACCCGAAAGACTTTCGAATATAATGCGGGTTAGAAGCGGCGGCGGAAATATAACAGTTGTATTGCCTGATATAAAAGATCGGGAGAGAAGTCAAATGCAGATAGCCGACGCTCTTTCGCCTGTACTTCGTAAAGAGACAGAGGCCAGAGCCTTTGTGCAGCAACAATCGACTTTTGGAGGCAGGCGTACCAGTATGCCTATTCAATATGTTTTGCAAGCGCCTAATATTGCAAAACTGGAAGAGTTCATTCCCCAATTTATGCAAAAGGTAAACGAGAGTCCTTTATTCCAGATGGCTGACGTAAACCTCAAATTTACAAAACCCGAAACCCGTATTAAGATAGACCGTGATAAGGCTGCCTTACTAGGCGTAAGTACACGAGATATCGGACAAACACTACAATATGCTTTGAGTGGTCAGCGTATGGGCTACTTCTATATGAATGGTAAGCAGTATCAGATACTAGGCGAAATAAACCGCCAACAGCGTAACACTCCATTGGATCTAAAATCTATCTACCTCAAGAATCTAAACGGGGATATGATTCAATTGGATAATCTTGTTGAGCTGGAAGAAAGTGTAGCTCCACCACAACTATATCGTTACAATCGTTTTAACTCAGCTACCGTATCTGCGGGACTGGCTCCGGGAGTTACCATCGGCGAAGGTTTGAATGAAATGGATCGTATCGCAAAGACAACTTTAGATGAGAGTTTTCGTACAGCGTTGGCAGGAGACTCCAAAGATTTCAGGGAAAGCTCATCGAGTTTGATGTTTGCCTTTCTATTGGCTATTGTACTTATTTTCTTAATATTGGCAGCACAGTTCGAAAGCTTCAAAGATCCTTTGGTTATTATGCTTACCGTCCCACTAGCTATTGCGGGTGCATTACTATTTATGTACATCTGGGGAATAACAATGAATATATTCAGCCAAATAGGTATTATTATGCTTATCGGGTTGGTAGCTAAAAATGGTATTCTTATAGTTGAATTTGCTAATCAGCGTCAGGAAACAGGCATGAGCAGACTTGAAGCTATTCAAGGGGCATCGGTACAACGCCTCCGTCCTATCTTAATGACCAGTTTTGCAACTATACTGGGTCTATTACCACTAGTGTTGGCTACTGCCGAAGGTTCGAACGGACGGATTGCCATGGGTATTGCCGTAATCGGAGGGATGACTATATCCACATTTCTCACAGTATTTATTGTACCGGTAATGTATTTGTATATATCTACCGACAGAGAAAAAAAGGCTCAAAAGAAAGAACAAAAGGAACAGAAATCGTAA
- a CDS encoding DUF4136 domain-containing protein gives MRTLRLFSLVLFSALMFASCKSSLTVSTDYDRSVDFSKYKTFGIYKLDAEAQTISQLNRNRIYEAIKAALIERGLTESATPDLWVNSLAFVESRESHSSTTMTTGMGMGMGMGGMGMGGFHRPYMWGGPMMMTGSSVARTQHNVDIYHKGSLLVDLIDARTNTLVWHAAGNRDVDKNFGRNADEKIAKYVSKMFASFPPATIVNTTVKSK, from the coding sequence ATGAGAACTTTAAGACTTTTTTCGCTAGTATTATTTAGCGCATTGATGTTTGCTTCGTGTAAGTCATCATTGACAGTGTCGACAGACTATGATCGTAGCGTTGACTTTTCGAAGTATAAAACATTTGGAATTTATAAGTTGGATGCCGAAGCTCAAACTATTAGCCAACTAAATAGAAATCGTATCTATGAAGCTATAAAAGCCGCACTTATCGAACGTGGTTTAACCGAATCTGCAACTCCTGATCTATGGGTAAATAGCCTTGCTTTTGTTGAATCAAGAGAGTCACATTCCAGTACTACCATGACTACCGGTATGGGTATGGGAATGGGTATGGGCGGAATGGGAATGGGTGGTTTCCATCGTCCTTATATGTGGGGTGGTCCTATGATGATGACCGGATCAAGTGTAGCCCGCACTCAGCACAATGTAGATATTTATCATAAAGGATCGTTATTGGTTGACTTGATTGATGCAAGAACTAATACTTTGGTATGGCATGCCGCAGGTAACCGCGATGTTGATAAAAACTTCGGACGTAATGCTGATGAAAAGATCGCAAAATACGTATCTAAAATGTTTGCAAGTTTTCCTCCTGCAACAATTGTAAATACAACAGTAAAGTCTAAATAA
- a CDS encoding VOC family protein produces the protein MKKIANPVGWFEIYVSDLERAKKFYENVFDRELYEIPAPDDSDIKMVVFEMDEDAPNASGALVKMEGMEPGGNSTIVYFSSYDCEIEQKKVEVAGGKILKPKFSIGEYGFISLVLDTEENCIGIHSLK, from the coding sequence ATGAAAAAGATAGCAAATCCTGTAGGCTGGTTCGAAATTTATGTTAGTGATTTGGAACGTGCAAAAAAGTTTTACGAAAATGTGTTTGATCGTGAACTGTATGAGATACCAGCTCCTGATGATTCGGATATAAAGATGGTTGTTTTCGAAATGGATGAAGATGCCCCCAACGCTTCCGGAGCATTGGTAAAGATGGAGGGTATGGAACCCGGCGGAAATAGTACAATAGTATATTTTTCTTCTTACGATTGTGAAATTGAACAAAAGAAGGTAGAGGTTGCCGGAGGAAAAATTCTGAAACCCAAATTTTCGATTGGCGAATATGGCTTTATCTCACTAGTTCTGGATACTGAAGAAAATTGTATAGGCATACATTCCCTTAAATAA
- a CDS encoding NYN domain-containing protein yields MRESQDLKLAVLIDADNIPYSNIKGMLDEIAKIGVPTIKRIYGDWTKPTVSGWKQPLLEHAITPIQQYSYTTGKNATDSAMIIDAMDILHSDKVDGFCLVSSDSDFTRLAVRLRESSMLVIGIGEKKTPKPFIVACDKFIYIEIIGNSEAETSDTQQDSASSNQSKSDKDSNIEPINKKLIQLLKTTVQDLADDDGWAFLGDMGNLIIKKRPDFDPRNYGYPKLTPMIKSLNKVFDIDVRVADKKHIKHIYVKIKE; encoded by the coding sequence ATGAGAGAAAGTCAAGACTTAAAATTAGCAGTTCTTATTGATGCCGATAATATACCTTATTCAAATATAAAAGGTATGCTCGATGAAATTGCTAAAATAGGTGTACCTACTATCAAAAGAATATATGGAGACTGGACTAAACCAACTGTCTCGGGATGGAAGCAACCGTTACTGGAACATGCCATAACTCCCATACAACAATACAGTTACACCACTGGAAAGAACGCAACCGACTCAGCCATGATTATTGATGCCATGGATATACTTCACTCCGATAAAGTAGATGGCTTTTGTCTCGTTTCGAGTGATAGCGATTTTACCAGATTAGCTGTGAGATTACGAGAATCGAGTATGCTGGTTATTGGGATCGGCGAGAAAAAAACGCCAAAACCGTTTATTGTAGCTTGCGACAAGTTTATTTATATCGAAATAATCGGAAATTCTGAAGCTGAAACATCCGATACGCAACAAGATTCAGCATCTTCAAATCAGTCTAAATCTGATAAAGATTCTAATATCGAACCTATTAATAAGAAACTGATACAGCTGCTTAAAACTACAGTTCAGGATTTAGCCGATGATGATGGATGGGCTTTTCTTGGGGATATGGGTAATCTGATTATTAAAAAGAGACCCGATTTTGATCCTCGAAATTATGGCTACCCCAAACTTACTCCTATGATAAAGTCGCTGAACAAAGTCTTTGATATAGATGTTAGAGTTGCCGACAAGAAACATATTAAACATATATACGTTAAGATTAAAGAATAA
- a CDS encoding SRPBCC domain-containing protein, whose product MDNLPIIIEQIYTAPVSKVWEALTDKEKMEEWYFDIKGFIAEEGKTFDFDVEDGGNLYHHHFEILEVIPNKKLRHTWTHPGHSKGRSVLTWVLEPVGKGTKVTLIHEGVENFSDAGDGFTKENYIKGWNEILEKWLRNFLEG is encoded by the coding sequence ATGGATAATTTACCGATTATAATAGAACAAATCTATACAGCTCCTGTGTCAAAAGTATGGGAGGCTCTAACGGATAAGGAGAAAATGGAAGAGTGGTACTTCGATATCAAAGGTTTTATTGCCGAAGAAGGAAAGACTTTTGATTTTGACGTGGAAGATGGTGGAAATTTATATCACCATCATTTTGAAATATTGGAAGTTATTCCCAATAAAAAACTTCGACATACGTGGACACATCCGGGACATAGTAAAGGTCGATCCGTTTTAACCTGGGTATTAGAACCTGTAGGCAAAGGTACAAAGGTGACACTGATTCACGAAGGAGTCGAAAATTTCTCCGATGCAGGAGATGGATTCACAAAAGAGAATTATATTAAAGGCTGGAACGAAATATTAGAAAAATGGTTAAGAAATTTTCTTGAAGGATAA
- a CDS encoding VOC family protein — MATAIQPYLTFEGNCEEAFNFYKSVFGKEFTYIGRFADMPPLEGQPAISPEYSNRIMHVALPINNDFMLFGSDNMEGSCGGPDLVIGNNISLSLQIETKEEADRVFGALSKGGTVGVPMGDTFWNAYFGMFTDRFGINWMINVEQNTDKK; from the coding sequence ATGGCAACAGCAATTCAACCATACCTGACTTTTGAGGGTAATTGTGAAGAGGCATTCAATTTTTATAAATCTGTATTCGGAAAAGAATTTACTTATATAGGTCGTTTTGCGGATATGCCTCCATTGGAAGGACAACCTGCAATATCTCCGGAATATTCTAATAGAATTATGCATGTGGCTTTGCCTATAAATAATGATTTTATGCTTTTTGGAAGTGATAATATGGAGGGGAGCTGTGGAGGCCCTGATCTGGTTATCGGGAATAATATTTCTTTATCCCTTCAAATTGAAACAAAAGAAGAAGCCGATAGAGTATTTGGAGCACTATCGAAAGGAGGTACTGTAGGTGTGCCTATGGGCGATACTTTCTGGAATGCTTATTTTGGAATGTTTACTGATCGGTTTGGAATAAACTGGATGATTAATGTAGAACAGAATACTGATAAAAAGTAA